One genomic window of Methanosarcina acetivorans C2A includes the following:
- a CDS encoding cobalamin B12-binding domain-containing protein, with amino-acid sequence MASKEEIIAKAKDAITDFDEELAAEVAEEALAAGIDPVELIEKGFTAGMQEVGEQFEQGSLFLPHVLAAAEAMNTGMEVIKPEMEKRKSETKSLGTVVIGTIEGDIHSIGKDIVASMLNIAGFKVVDLGRDVPIKTFVEKAKEVKPQIIASSALMTTTMVNQIQIEEQLKEAGIRDQVKTMVGGAPVTQDWADKIGADLYGESATDVVSKVRAVLL; translated from the coding sequence ATGGCAAGCAAAGAAGAAATCATTGCAAAAGCAAAAGATGCAATCACCGATTTTGATGAGGAACTCGCAGCAGAAGTTGCAGAAGAAGCCCTCGCTGCAGGTATTGACCCTGTAGAGCTCATTGAGAAAGGATTTACCGCAGGCATGCAAGAAGTAGGTGAACAGTTCGAACAGGGTTCCCTTTTCCTCCCCCATGTGCTTGCAGCTGCCGAAGCAATGAACACAGGCATGGAAGTTATTAAGCCGGAAATGGAAAAACGCAAGTCTGAGACCAAGAGCCTTGGAACCGTTGTCATCGGGACCATCGAAGGCGACATCCACTCCATCGGAAAGGACATCGTTGCCTCCATGCTCAACATTGCAGGCTTTAAAGTAGTGGACCTCGGAAGAGACGTCCCGATAAAGACCTTTGTCGAAAAGGCAAAGGAAGTCAAACCACAGATCATCGCATCCTCCGCCCTTATGACCACTACCATGGTCAACCAGATCCAGATCGAGGAACAGCTGAAAGAAGCAGGTATCCGCGACCAGGTTAAGACCATGGTCGGAGGCGCACCCGTTACCCAGGACTGGGCTGACAAGATCGGCGCAGACCTCTACGGAGAAAGTGCCACCGATGTAGTCAGCAAGGTAAGAGCAGTCTTACTCTAA
- a CDS encoding DMT family transporter — MEGFSVDLKALKKQESKRKISKGYMWALFCAVFWGIWYLPGTVVWVLNPFDEMYGAIAETGGDGTALIITAVLITAFNALTVMLALMLWNGVLGKFGELVRTMKEFHPCSKWFFLASIFGGPMAILGSFIAMGFIGGAFAAVAALLYPVVGSILAYYWYGEKISKRAAIGIAVIIVGGVTIFGGGLLTELSSGNVQWIGYLGGLMAAAGWGIEGAIAGKGLDISEPDVGLTLRFVGENLIWWVIIVPILAIVGYPMYSFAFQAFEPLTLLVLIFAGITFGFCYVCWYKSFPLIGVGRGQGIGNLYGLFAIIFIFLFFGDVPQWTILVGGTLCVIGSFVMFTEDTSELETLRGE, encoded by the coding sequence ATGGAGGGATTTTCCGTGGATTTAAAAGCCTTAAAAAAACAGGAAAGTAAACGAAAGATCAGTAAAGGGTATATGTGGGCCCTTTTCTGTGCTGTATTCTGGGGTATCTGGTATCTTCCAGGGACCGTTGTGTGGGTGCTTAACCCTTTTGATGAGATGTATGGGGCTATTGCCGAAACCGGTGGAGACGGCACAGCTCTGATCATAACTGCTGTTCTTATTACGGCCTTCAATGCGCTTACGGTAATGCTTGCGCTTATGCTCTGGAACGGGGTTCTCGGTAAATTCGGAGAACTTGTCCGGACAATGAAAGAATTCCATCCGTGCTCCAAATGGTTCTTCCTTGCTTCAATTTTCGGAGGTCCGATGGCAATTCTCGGTTCGTTCATTGCAATGGGCTTCATTGGCGGAGCATTCGCAGCTGTTGCAGCTCTTCTTTACCCTGTGGTGGGTTCGATTCTTGCCTACTACTGGTACGGGGAAAAGATCTCCAAAAGAGCGGCAATCGGTATTGCTGTCATCATTGTAGGAGGCGTTACGATCTTCGGAGGCGGGCTTCTGACCGAGCTTTCCTCAGGCAATGTCCAGTGGATCGGATACCTCGGAGGTTTGATGGCTGCTGCCGGCTGGGGAATTGAAGGTGCAATCGCAGGAAAAGGTCTCGACATTTCCGAACCCGATGTGGGGCTGACCCTCAGGTTCGTCGGAGAAAATCTGATCTGGTGGGTCATTATCGTTCCGATACTCGCAATTGTCGGTTACCCGATGTATTCCTTTGCATTCCAGGCTTTCGAACCTCTGACTTTGCTGGTTCTGATCTTCGCAGGAATTACCTTTGGTTTCTGTTATGTCTGCTGGTACAAGTCCTTCCCGCTTATCGGGGTAGGGAGAGGCCAGGGTATAGGAAACCTCTACGGGTTGTTTGCTATTATCTTCATTTTCCTCTTCTTCGGAGATGTCCCGCAGTGGACCATCCTTGTCGGAGGCACTCTCTGTGTTATTGGTAGTTTCGTTATGTTTACGGAAGACACAAGTGAACTTGAAACTTTGAGAGGTGAGTGA